In Rhodanobacter humi, the following are encoded in one genomic region:
- a CDS encoding YoaK family protein produces MPVLRQLPRWAWFGTAVLAFIAGQVNAVGYLGFRHESISNMTGNTSLLGVALGQGETGEALHWALAIAAFVLGTMLSGMIVQQSTLQLGRRYGVALVLESALLFAAVPLLDASSSAGLYLASVGMGLQNGMVSAYSGAVIRTTHVTGIFTDLGIYLGHLLRGLPVDRLRLRVCVLVAASFMLGSVVGAGLFRQLQQHSLLIPATLTGVCGLGYGLYRQYTLSRAGPPDR; encoded by the coding sequence ATGCCGGTGCTGCGCCAATTGCCGCGCTGGGCCTGGTTCGGCACGGCCGTGCTGGCCTTCATCGCCGGCCAGGTCAATGCGGTGGGTTATCTCGGCTTCCGGCACGAGTCGATCAGCAACATGACCGGCAACACCAGCCTGCTCGGCGTCGCACTGGGCCAGGGTGAAACTGGCGAGGCGCTGCACTGGGCGCTGGCAATCGCGGCCTTCGTGCTCGGCACCATGTTGAGCGGCATGATCGTGCAGCAGAGCACGCTGCAGCTGGGGCGGCGCTACGGCGTGGCGCTGGTGCTGGAGTCGGCCCTGCTGTTCGCCGCCGTGCCCCTGCTCGACGCCTCCAGTTCCGCCGGCCTGTACCTGGCGTCGGTCGGCATGGGCCTGCAGAACGGCATGGTCAGCGCCTACAGCGGCGCGGTGATCCGCACCACCCACGTCACCGGCATCTTCACCGACCTGGGCATCTATCTCGGCCACCTGCTGCGCGGCCTGCCGGTGGACCGGCTGCGGCTGCGCGTCTGCGTGCTGGTGGCGGCCAGCTTCATGCTCGGCAGCGTCGTCGGCGCCGGCTTGTTCCGGCAGCTGCAGCAACACAGCCTGCTGATCCCCGCCACGCTCACCGGAGTCTGCGGCCTGGGCTACGGCCTGTATCGCCAATACACGCTGAGCAGGGCGGGTCCGCCGGACCGGTGA